One Triticum dicoccoides isolate Atlit2015 ecotype Zavitan chromosome 4B, WEW_v2.0, whole genome shotgun sequence genomic window carries:
- the LOC119294724 gene encoding chloride channel protein CLC-d-like isoform X1: MLSGDQGLPDGIRMARLAWSRLPTADGAAPLTEGPAASAPAAAAQDELFVGAVESLDYEVIENYAYREEQAQRSKFWVPYYIVLKWFFALLIGVGTGLAAIFINLAVENFSGWKFTLTFAIIQHSYFVGFLVYILLNLALVFSSVYIVTQFAPAAAGSGIPEIKGYLNGVDTHGILLFRTLVGKIFGSIGSVGGGLALGKEGPLVHTGACIASLLGQGGSAKYHLNSRWVQIFESDRDRRDLVTCGCAAGVAAAFRAPVGGVLFALEEVTSWWRSHLMWRVFFTSAVVAVVVRSAMNWCNSGKCGHFGAGGFIIWDISGGQEDYSYQELLPVAIIGVIGGLLGALFNQLTLYITKWRRTYLHKKGKRVQIFEACLISLITSTVSFVLPLLRKCSPCPELETSSGIQCPHPPGTDGNFVNFYCSKDNEYNDLATIFFNSQDDAIRNLFSAKTFHEYSAQSLITFLVMFYSLAIVTFGTAVPAGQFVPGIMIGSTYGRLVGMSVVKFYKKLNVDEGTYALLGAASFLGGSMRMTVSLCVIMVEITNNLQLLPLIMLVLLISKAVGDFFNEGLYEEQARLKGIPLLDSRPKQVMRNMNAKDACKNQKVVCLPRVSRVVDIVSVLQSNKHNGFPIVERGQNGESLVIGLILRSHLLVLLQSKVDFQNTPFPCGPGVLNRHNFSDFVKPASSKGKSIDDIHLTDEELGLYLDLAPFLNPSPYIVPEDMSLAKVYNLFRQLGLRHIFVVPRPSRVIGLITRKDLLLEEDGNTATTELQSTSVRAYLNGKTAGGSAHLERPLLDSLMIQGVNT, from the exons ATGCTCTCCGGCGACCAGGGCCTCCCCGACGGCATCCGGATGGCGCGCCTGGCCTGGTCGCGCCTCCCCACCGCCGACGGCGCCGCGCCGCTGACCGagggccccgccgcctccgcccccgCGGCCGCCGCCCAGGACGAGCTCTTCGTCGGCGCCGTCGAGAGCCTCGACTACGAGGTCATCGAGAACTACGCCTACCGGGAGGAGCAG GCCCAGCGGAGCAAGTTCTGGGTGCCCTACTACATCGTGCTTAAGTGGTTCTTCGCCCTGCTCATCGGCGTCG GTACTGGATTGGCTGCTATATTCATAAATTTGGCCGTTGAGAACTTCTCTGGATGGAAATTTACTTTGACTTTTGCTATAATACAACACTCATATTTTGTGGGGTTCTTGGTGTACATACTTCTCAATCTAGCCCTCGTCTTCTCTTCTGTATACATAGTCACACAATTTGCACCAGCAGCTGCTGGATCTGGTATTCCAGAGATCAAAGGTTACCTAAATG GAGTTGATACACATGGAATCCTACTTTTTAGGACTTTAGTTGGGAAG ATTTTTGGGAGCATCGGATCAGTTGGAGGTGGATTGGCTCTAGGAAAAGAAGGTCCTCTTGTTCACACTGGAgcctgcattgcttctcttcttggGCAA GGTGGATCCGCGAAGTACCACTTGAATTCTAGATGGGTACAGATTTTTGAAAGCGACCGAGATCGGCGAGATCTT GTGACATGTGGATGTGCAGCTGGAGTTGCTGCCGCCTTCAGAGCTCCGGTTGGTGGGGTACTATTTGCTTTGGAGGAAGTTACATCCTG GTGGAGAAGCCATCTTATGTGGAGAGTATTCTTTACATCTGCTGTCGTGGCTGTTGTGGTGCGATCAGCAATGAATTGGTGTAACAGCGGAAAATGTGGTCATTTTGGGGCTGGTGGTTTCATAATCTGGGACATATCTGG AGGTCAAGAAGATTACTCTTACCAGGAACTTCTGCCGGTGGCAATTATTGGTGTTATTGGTGGACTTCTTG GAGCGCTATTTAATCAACTCACCCTCTATATAACTAAATGGAGGCGAACATATCTTCATAAGAAAGGGAAACGAGTCCAG ATCTTTGAAGCTTGCCTCATATCTTTGATAACATCCACTGTTTCCTTTGTGTTACCACTACTGAGGAAATGCAGCCCATGTCCTGAATTAGAAACCAGTTCTGGTATCCAGTGCCCTCATCCACCTGGAACAGATGGGAATTTCGTTAAT TTTTACTGCTCAAAAGATAATGAATACAATGATCTGGCAACCATTTTCTTCAATTCTCAG GATGATGCAATACGCAATCTGTTCAGTGCAAAAACATTCCATGAGTACAGTGCACAAAGCCTTATCACCTTCCTG GTCATGTTTTACTCCTTAGCTATTGTAACATTTGGAACTGCTGTTCCAGCTGGTCAATTTGTCCCAGGAATAATGATTGGATCTACGTATGGCCGGCTTGTTGGAATGTCTGTTGTTAAGTtctataagaaactaaatgttgacGAGGGCAC GTATGCTCTACTTGGTGCTGCTTCGTTTCTTGGTGGTTCGATGAGAATGACTGTCTCTTTATGTGTTATTATGGTTGAGATTACAAACAACTTACAACTCTTGCCATTAATCATGCTTGTTCTTCTAATCTCTAAG GCTGTTGGTGATTTTTTTAATGAGGGGCTATATGAAGAGCAGGCCCGATTAAAGGGCATCCCTTTACTTGACTCTAGGCCTAAACAAGTGATGAGAAACATGAATGCGAAGGATGCCTGCAAGAATCAAAAG GTTGTGTGCCTTCCTCGTGTTTCAAGAGTTGTTGATATTGTTTCTGTTCTGCAAAGCAACAAGCACAATGGCTTCCCT ATTGTTGAACGTGGGCAGAATGGCGAGTCGCTTGTCATAGGTCTCATACTTCGTAG TCACTTGTTGGTGCTTTTGCAATCTAAAGTAGATTTCCAGAATACTCCTTTCCCTTGTGGGCCTGGCGTACTGAACAG GCACAATTTTAGTGACTTTGTTAAGCCAGCTTCAAGTAAGGGAAAGTCAATTGATGATATTCATTTGACGGATGAGGAACTTGGGTTGTATTTAGATCTCGCCCCATTTCTAAATCCGTCTCCTTACATAGTGCCAGAGGACATGTCTTTGGCAAAG GTGTACAATCTCTTCCGCCAACTAGGATTGAGGCATATATTTGTCGTTCCTCGGCCTTCTCGTGTCATAGGACTGATAACAAGAAAAGATCTCTTACTCGAG GAGGATGGCAATACCGCGACAACAGAGCTCCAGTCGACCAGTGTAAG AGCCTACCTGAACGGTAAAACGGCAGGGGGGAGCGCGCACCTGGAGCGTCCTCTTCTTGACAGCCTGATGATTCAAGGAGTAAATACATAG
- the LOC119294724 gene encoding chloride channel protein CLC-d-like isoform X3, with product MLSGDQGLPDGIRMARLAWSRLPTADGAAPLTEGPAASAPAAAAQDELFVGAVESLDYEVIENYAYREEQAQRSKFWVPYYIVLKWFFALLIGVGTGLAAIFINLAVENFSGWKFTLTFAIIQHSYFVGFLVYILLNLALVFSSVYIVTQFAPAAAGSGIPEIKGYLNGVDTHGILLFRTLVGKIFGSIGSVGGGLALGKEGPLVHTGACIASLLGQGGSAKYHLNSRWVQIFESDRDRRDLVTCGCAAGVAAAFRAPVGGVLFALEEVTSWWRSHLMWRVFFTSAVVAVVVRSAMNWCNSGKCGHFGAGGFIIWDISGGQEDYSYQELLPVAIIGVIGGLLGALFNQLTLYITKWRRTYLHKKGKRVQIFEACLISLITSTVSFVLPLLRKCSPCPELETSSGIQCPHPPGTDGNFVNFYCSKDNEYNDLATIFFNSQDDAIRNLFSAKTFHEYSAQSLITFLVMFYSLAIVTFGTAVPAGQFVPGIMIGSTYGRLVGMSVVKFYKKLNVDEGTYALLGAASFLGGSMRMTVSLCVIMVEITNNLQLLPLIMLVLLISKAVGDFFNEGLYEEQARLKGIPLLDSRPKQVMRNMNAKDACKNQKVVCLPRVSRVVDIVSVLQSNKHNGFPIVERGQNGESLVIGLILRSHLLVLLQSKVDFQNTPFPCGPGVLNRHNFSDFVKPASSKGKSIDDIHLTDEELGLYLDLAPFLNPSPYIVPEDMSLAKVYNLFRQLGLRHIFVVPRPSRVIGLITRKDLLLEKLRKNIWLDILLSSVVLITGGWQYRDNRAPVDQCKVYIIYLQADLFVAAPLCALNRSSTLSVSHWKQAYLNGKTAGGSAHLERPLLDSLMIQGVNT from the exons ATGCTCTCCGGCGACCAGGGCCTCCCCGACGGCATCCGGATGGCGCGCCTGGCCTGGTCGCGCCTCCCCACCGCCGACGGCGCCGCGCCGCTGACCGagggccccgccgcctccgcccccgCGGCCGCCGCCCAGGACGAGCTCTTCGTCGGCGCCGTCGAGAGCCTCGACTACGAGGTCATCGAGAACTACGCCTACCGGGAGGAGCAG GCCCAGCGGAGCAAGTTCTGGGTGCCCTACTACATCGTGCTTAAGTGGTTCTTCGCCCTGCTCATCGGCGTCG GTACTGGATTGGCTGCTATATTCATAAATTTGGCCGTTGAGAACTTCTCTGGATGGAAATTTACTTTGACTTTTGCTATAATACAACACTCATATTTTGTGGGGTTCTTGGTGTACATACTTCTCAATCTAGCCCTCGTCTTCTCTTCTGTATACATAGTCACACAATTTGCACCAGCAGCTGCTGGATCTGGTATTCCAGAGATCAAAGGTTACCTAAATG GAGTTGATACACATGGAATCCTACTTTTTAGGACTTTAGTTGGGAAG ATTTTTGGGAGCATCGGATCAGTTGGAGGTGGATTGGCTCTAGGAAAAGAAGGTCCTCTTGTTCACACTGGAgcctgcattgcttctcttcttggGCAA GGTGGATCCGCGAAGTACCACTTGAATTCTAGATGGGTACAGATTTTTGAAAGCGACCGAGATCGGCGAGATCTT GTGACATGTGGATGTGCAGCTGGAGTTGCTGCCGCCTTCAGAGCTCCGGTTGGTGGGGTACTATTTGCTTTGGAGGAAGTTACATCCTG GTGGAGAAGCCATCTTATGTGGAGAGTATTCTTTACATCTGCTGTCGTGGCTGTTGTGGTGCGATCAGCAATGAATTGGTGTAACAGCGGAAAATGTGGTCATTTTGGGGCTGGTGGTTTCATAATCTGGGACATATCTGG AGGTCAAGAAGATTACTCTTACCAGGAACTTCTGCCGGTGGCAATTATTGGTGTTATTGGTGGACTTCTTG GAGCGCTATTTAATCAACTCACCCTCTATATAACTAAATGGAGGCGAACATATCTTCATAAGAAAGGGAAACGAGTCCAG ATCTTTGAAGCTTGCCTCATATCTTTGATAACATCCACTGTTTCCTTTGTGTTACCACTACTGAGGAAATGCAGCCCATGTCCTGAATTAGAAACCAGTTCTGGTATCCAGTGCCCTCATCCACCTGGAACAGATGGGAATTTCGTTAAT TTTTACTGCTCAAAAGATAATGAATACAATGATCTGGCAACCATTTTCTTCAATTCTCAG GATGATGCAATACGCAATCTGTTCAGTGCAAAAACATTCCATGAGTACAGTGCACAAAGCCTTATCACCTTCCTG GTCATGTTTTACTCCTTAGCTATTGTAACATTTGGAACTGCTGTTCCAGCTGGTCAATTTGTCCCAGGAATAATGATTGGATCTACGTATGGCCGGCTTGTTGGAATGTCTGTTGTTAAGTtctataagaaactaaatgttgacGAGGGCAC GTATGCTCTACTTGGTGCTGCTTCGTTTCTTGGTGGTTCGATGAGAATGACTGTCTCTTTATGTGTTATTATGGTTGAGATTACAAACAACTTACAACTCTTGCCATTAATCATGCTTGTTCTTCTAATCTCTAAG GCTGTTGGTGATTTTTTTAATGAGGGGCTATATGAAGAGCAGGCCCGATTAAAGGGCATCCCTTTACTTGACTCTAGGCCTAAACAAGTGATGAGAAACATGAATGCGAAGGATGCCTGCAAGAATCAAAAG GTTGTGTGCCTTCCTCGTGTTTCAAGAGTTGTTGATATTGTTTCTGTTCTGCAAAGCAACAAGCACAATGGCTTCCCT ATTGTTGAACGTGGGCAGAATGGCGAGTCGCTTGTCATAGGTCTCATACTTCGTAG TCACTTGTTGGTGCTTTTGCAATCTAAAGTAGATTTCCAGAATACTCCTTTCCCTTGTGGGCCTGGCGTACTGAACAG GCACAATTTTAGTGACTTTGTTAAGCCAGCTTCAAGTAAGGGAAAGTCAATTGATGATATTCATTTGACGGATGAGGAACTTGGGTTGTATTTAGATCTCGCCCCATTTCTAAATCCGTCTCCTTACATAGTGCCAGAGGACATGTCTTTGGCAAAG GTGTACAATCTCTTCCGCCAACTAGGATTGAGGCATATATTTGTCGTTCCTCGGCCTTCTCGTGTCATAGGACTGATAACAAGAAAAGATCTCTTACTCGAG AAGTTGAGAAAGAATATTTGGCTGGACATCCTTCTCAGCTCTGTTGTTTTGATTACAGGAGGATGGCAATACCGCGACAACAGAGCTCCAGTCGACCAGTGTAAGGTCTATATTATCTACTTGCAAGCTGATCTTTTCGTTGCTGCGCCGCTATGCGCACTGAACCGAAGTTCAACTCTCTCGGTATCTCACTGGAAACA AGCCTACCTGAACGGTAAAACGGCAGGGGGGAGCGCGCACCTGGAGCGTCCTCTTCTTGACAGCCTGATGATTCAAGGAGTAAATACATAG
- the LOC119294724 gene encoding chloride channel protein CLC-d-like isoform X2, which yields MLSGDQGLPDGIRMARLAWSRLPTADGAAPLTEGPAASAPAAAAQDELFVGAVESLDYEVIENYAYREEQAQRSKFWVPYYIVLKWFFALLIGVGTGLAAIFINLAVENFSGWKFTLTFAIIQHSYFVGFLVYILLNLALVFSSVYIVTQFAPAAAGSGIPEIKGYLNGVDTHGILLFRTLVGKIFGSIGSVGGGLALGKEGPLVHTGACIASLLGQGGSAKYHLNSRWVQIFESDRDRRDLVTCGCAAGVAAAFRAPVGGVLFALEEVTSWWRSHLMWRVFFTSAVVAVVVRSAMNWCNSGKCGHFGAGGFIIWDISGGQEDYSYQELLPVAIIGVIGGLLGALFNQLTLYITKWRRTYLHKKGKRVQIFEACLISLITSTVSFVLPLLRKCSPCPELETSSGIQCPHPPGTDGNFVNFYCSKDNEYNDLATIFFNSQDDAIRNLFSAKTFHEYSAQSLITFLVMFYSLAIVTFGTAVPAGQFVPGIMIGSTYGRLVGMSVVKFYKKLNVDEGTYALLGAASFLGGSMRMTVSLCVIMVEITNNLQLLPLIMLVLLISKAVGDFFNEGLYEEQARLKGIPLLDSRPKQVMRNMNAKDACKNQKVVCLPRVSRVVDIVSVLQSNKHNGFPIVERGQNGESLVIGLILRSHLLVLLQSKVDFQNTPFPCGPGVLNRHNFSDFVKPASSKGKSIDDIHLTDEELGLYLDLAPFLNPSPYIVPEDMSLAKVYNLFRQLGLRHIFVVPRPSRVIGLITRKDLLLEEDGNTATTELQSTSSLPER from the exons ATGCTCTCCGGCGACCAGGGCCTCCCCGACGGCATCCGGATGGCGCGCCTGGCCTGGTCGCGCCTCCCCACCGCCGACGGCGCCGCGCCGCTGACCGagggccccgccgcctccgcccccgCGGCCGCCGCCCAGGACGAGCTCTTCGTCGGCGCCGTCGAGAGCCTCGACTACGAGGTCATCGAGAACTACGCCTACCGGGAGGAGCAG GCCCAGCGGAGCAAGTTCTGGGTGCCCTACTACATCGTGCTTAAGTGGTTCTTCGCCCTGCTCATCGGCGTCG GTACTGGATTGGCTGCTATATTCATAAATTTGGCCGTTGAGAACTTCTCTGGATGGAAATTTACTTTGACTTTTGCTATAATACAACACTCATATTTTGTGGGGTTCTTGGTGTACATACTTCTCAATCTAGCCCTCGTCTTCTCTTCTGTATACATAGTCACACAATTTGCACCAGCAGCTGCTGGATCTGGTATTCCAGAGATCAAAGGTTACCTAAATG GAGTTGATACACATGGAATCCTACTTTTTAGGACTTTAGTTGGGAAG ATTTTTGGGAGCATCGGATCAGTTGGAGGTGGATTGGCTCTAGGAAAAGAAGGTCCTCTTGTTCACACTGGAgcctgcattgcttctcttcttggGCAA GGTGGATCCGCGAAGTACCACTTGAATTCTAGATGGGTACAGATTTTTGAAAGCGACCGAGATCGGCGAGATCTT GTGACATGTGGATGTGCAGCTGGAGTTGCTGCCGCCTTCAGAGCTCCGGTTGGTGGGGTACTATTTGCTTTGGAGGAAGTTACATCCTG GTGGAGAAGCCATCTTATGTGGAGAGTATTCTTTACATCTGCTGTCGTGGCTGTTGTGGTGCGATCAGCAATGAATTGGTGTAACAGCGGAAAATGTGGTCATTTTGGGGCTGGTGGTTTCATAATCTGGGACATATCTGG AGGTCAAGAAGATTACTCTTACCAGGAACTTCTGCCGGTGGCAATTATTGGTGTTATTGGTGGACTTCTTG GAGCGCTATTTAATCAACTCACCCTCTATATAACTAAATGGAGGCGAACATATCTTCATAAGAAAGGGAAACGAGTCCAG ATCTTTGAAGCTTGCCTCATATCTTTGATAACATCCACTGTTTCCTTTGTGTTACCACTACTGAGGAAATGCAGCCCATGTCCTGAATTAGAAACCAGTTCTGGTATCCAGTGCCCTCATCCACCTGGAACAGATGGGAATTTCGTTAAT TTTTACTGCTCAAAAGATAATGAATACAATGATCTGGCAACCATTTTCTTCAATTCTCAG GATGATGCAATACGCAATCTGTTCAGTGCAAAAACATTCCATGAGTACAGTGCACAAAGCCTTATCACCTTCCTG GTCATGTTTTACTCCTTAGCTATTGTAACATTTGGAACTGCTGTTCCAGCTGGTCAATTTGTCCCAGGAATAATGATTGGATCTACGTATGGCCGGCTTGTTGGAATGTCTGTTGTTAAGTtctataagaaactaaatgttgacGAGGGCAC GTATGCTCTACTTGGTGCTGCTTCGTTTCTTGGTGGTTCGATGAGAATGACTGTCTCTTTATGTGTTATTATGGTTGAGATTACAAACAACTTACAACTCTTGCCATTAATCATGCTTGTTCTTCTAATCTCTAAG GCTGTTGGTGATTTTTTTAATGAGGGGCTATATGAAGAGCAGGCCCGATTAAAGGGCATCCCTTTACTTGACTCTAGGCCTAAACAAGTGATGAGAAACATGAATGCGAAGGATGCCTGCAAGAATCAAAAG GTTGTGTGCCTTCCTCGTGTTTCAAGAGTTGTTGATATTGTTTCTGTTCTGCAAAGCAACAAGCACAATGGCTTCCCT ATTGTTGAACGTGGGCAGAATGGCGAGTCGCTTGTCATAGGTCTCATACTTCGTAG TCACTTGTTGGTGCTTTTGCAATCTAAAGTAGATTTCCAGAATACTCCTTTCCCTTGTGGGCCTGGCGTACTGAACAG GCACAATTTTAGTGACTTTGTTAAGCCAGCTTCAAGTAAGGGAAAGTCAATTGATGATATTCATTTGACGGATGAGGAACTTGGGTTGTATTTAGATCTCGCCCCATTTCTAAATCCGTCTCCTTACATAGTGCCAGAGGACATGTCTTTGGCAAAG GTGTACAATCTCTTCCGCCAACTAGGATTGAGGCATATATTTGTCGTTCCTCGGCCTTCTCGTGTCATAGGACTGATAACAAGAAAAGATCTCTTACTCGAG GAGGATGGCAATACCGCGACAACAGAGCTCCAGTCGACCAGT AGCCTACCTGAACGGTAA